The Daphnia carinata strain CSIRO-1 chromosome 2, CSIRO_AGI_Dcar_HiC_V3, whole genome shotgun sequence genome has a segment encoding these proteins:
- the LOC130686606 gene encoding reticulon-4-interacting protein 1 homolog, mitochondrial-like, with protein sequence MDRLTFQISELVDYLQHTISPYIESSTRLARNALSYVTNHSNSAFSNLLGPRDGGIPFHTWISWQWSWFSGNCRSCINSFQQSLSVHYSELGHSFENVVIIVQQKCSQMQTVLSYQIFQKLLSAVDQSHIYFLISGVAIGFIIGIQIKQNVKPLTYMRALVCNSYAGAPESIAMVDDMVAPSSCGTEDVLIQVKAASIDPMDIKITFGYGRVIRNQYHHYHKTHGKILLFPFVLGRECSGRIIEIGTKVQHLDVGDEVYAAVPYYACGTASECVLIPAQWVAKKPRKLSYEAAASLPYSASVVWNALVHQASFNELTTPGKRVLIHSVDNPVGCIAAQLVKAWGGHVTATVSSRGMITAQQLGIDDLILHDGQHVDFDTLLLSCSKFDLVLNTVGSILHDSCRSLCRDGGLVVSTVASPPASDKYGLIYGSLYSVWLRIRLKFLKDSICGSTVISKSILEEISNLVNKGQLQPVIERVFEIDQAEQAGQYAAKGDHIGKIIIRFRNRPLNRMEGLA encoded by the exons ATGGATCGGCTCACATTTCAAATAAGTGAGCTAGTCGATTATTTACAG CACACCATTTCACCTTACATTGAGAGCAGTACAAGATTGGCGAGAAATGCCTTAAGCTATGTTACAAACCATAGCAATTCAGCCTTTTCCAATCTATTGGGACCCAGAGATGGAGGAATTCCTTTTCATACCTGGATAAGTTGGCAGTGGAGTTGGTTTTCAGGGAATTGCCGCTCATGCATCAATAGTTTTCAGCAATCTCTTTCGGTCCACTACAGTGAATTGGGCCATTCCTTTGAAAATGTGGTTATTATTGTTCAACAGAAATGCTCCCAGATGCAAACTGTGCTTAGttatcaaatttttcaaaaacttctgTCTGCAGTTGATCAAAGCCACAtctattttcttatttctggAGTTGCCATTGGATTCATCATTGGGatacaaatcaaacaaaatgtcAAACCTCTAACATACATGAGGGCTTTAGTGTGCAACTCATATGCTGGTGCACCAGAGTCTATTGCAATGGTTGATGACATGGTAGCTCCCAGCAGCTGTGGGACAGAAGATGTGCTAATCCAAGTTAAAGCTGCTTCCATAGACCCTATGGACATCAAAATTACCTTTGGATATGGCAGAGTGATTAGAAATCAGTATCATCATTATCATAAA ACACATGGAAAGATCTTGCTCTTTCCGTTTGTTCTAGGGAGAGAATGCTCCGGAAGAATTATTGAAATAGGAACAAAAGTGCAGCATTTGGATGTTGGGGACGAAGTTTACGCCGCAGTACCTTATTACGCCTGCGGAACAGCTTCCGAATGCGTTCTTATACCTGCTCAATGGGTGGCCAAAAAACCAAGAAAGTTGTCTTATGAAGCAGCCGCCTCTTTGCCGTATTCAGCATCAGTGGTTTGGAATGCGCTCGTCCATCAGGCTTCTTTCAATGAACTCACTACTCCGGGAAAACG GGTACTGATTCACAGCGTTGACAATCCAGTAGGGTGTATCGCCGCACAGCTGGTAAAAGCCTGGGGCGGTCATGTAACTGCCACTGTGAGCTCACGAGGAATGATTACGGCCCAACAACTGGGTATAGATGATTTGATTCTTCATGATGGCCAGCATGTAGATTTCGACACACTGCTGTTGTCTTGCTCAAAGTTTGATCTTGTGCTCAATACCGTTGGCTCGATTTTGCACGATTCGTGCCGTTCGCTCTGCCGTGATGGAGGGCTTGTAGTATCAACAGTCGCCTCTCCGCCTGCATCTGACAAGTATGGTTTGATTTACGGATCCTTGTACTCCGTGTGGCTCCGAATACGACTTAAATTTCTCAAG GATTCTATCTGTGGCTCTACAGTAATATCCAAGTCTATTTTGGAAGAAATCTCAAATCTAGTCAACAAGGGCCAACTGCAACCAGTCATCGAGCGTGTGTTCGAAATTGACCAGGCTGAACAAGCTGGCCAATATGCTGCCAAGGGTGACCATATTGGAAAAATCATAATACGATTCAG AAATCGGCCCTTAAACCGCATGGAAGGACTTGCATAG